The following proteins come from a genomic window of Vallitaleaceae bacterium 9-2:
- a CDS encoding ATP synthase subunit I has translation MNERKSMVYELTRNVLIIIAIALFIGLLIVENRISYALGLGLGAVVSILKIHLMEHSFRKAMYKAPHAATNYVRAHYFLRYFITFLVLFIGVYTSSIHFIGLVIGVLALKPAAYIQGLFEPEVPKDGSVEFLEWEDEDEDEKSDFW, from the coding sequence ATGAATGAACGTAAGTCAATGGTATATGAGTTGACGCGAAATGTGTTAATCATAATTGCAATAGCACTTTTTATCGGATTATTGATAGTTGAAAATCGTATAAGCTATGCATTGGGGCTAGGGCTTGGAGCGGTTGTATCCATTTTGAAGATTCACCTGATGGAACATAGCTTTCGAAAAGCCATGTACAAAGCACCACATGCAGCGACAAATTATGTTCGAGCGCATTATTTTTTGCGCTATTTTATAACTTTTTTAGTATTATTTATTGGTGTATATACATCATCCATTCACTTTATCGGCCTTGTTATAGGAGTGTTGGCACTAAAACCAGCGGCTTACATACAAGGATTATTCGAACCGGAAGTTCCCAAAGATGGAAGTGTAGAATTTCTTGAGTGGGAAGACGAAGATGAAGATGAAAAGTCCGACTTCTGGTGA
- a CDS encoding AtpZ/AtpI family protein: MKTDFKTLKYLSLISQVGLIMAIPIFGSVFLGHWIDTKVGTNGIFLIIFILMGIYIAFRNLFVIILKKSDFGKKDKHR; encoded by the coding sequence ATGAAAACAGATTTTAAAACATTAAAGTACTTATCTTTGATTTCACAAGTGGGATTAATCATGGCAATTCCCATTTTTGGAAGTGTCTTTTTAGGGCATTGGATTGATACGAAGGTAGGAACTAATGGCATCTTTTTGATTATTTTCATTCTTATGGGCATTTATATCGCCTTTCGAAATCTATTTGTCATTATACTTAAAAAATCAGACTTTGGAAAGAAGGATAAGCATCGATGA
- the wecB gene encoding UDP-N-acetylglucosamine 2-epimerase (non-hydrolyzing) yields MKILSIFGTRPEAIKMGPVVKAIEETEGLTSLVCVTAQHREMLDQVLEVFEITPDYDLNIMQAGQTLTEITTRAIQGLEEVLIKARPDMVLVHGDTTTTFAGALAAFYQKIPVGHVEAGLRTFDKYQPFPEEMNRLLTGRLAEVHFAPTQTARQHLLDEGIADTSILVTGNTVIDALKSTVSDAYSFSLETLNSIDYEKYKVITMTAHRRENLGKPLEDICEAILATVQANEDVVVVYSVHLNPKVQEVAQRILGNHERIHLVAPLELKDMHNLLNRSYLVLTDSGGLQEEVPSMGKPVLVLRNVTERPEGVEAGTLKLVGTNKEKIIQTTQQLLSDKSEYDKMATAVNPYGDGNASARIAEYIFNKA; encoded by the coding sequence ATGAAGATATTAAGTATATTTGGAACACGTCCTGAAGCCATCAAGATGGGACCTGTTGTAAAAGCAATTGAAGAAACAGAAGGATTAACCAGTTTAGTTTGTGTTACAGCGCAACATCGTGAAATGTTAGATCAAGTTCTTGAGGTTTTTGAGATCACACCGGATTATGATTTGAATATAATGCAGGCTGGTCAGACGTTAACAGAAATTACAACGCGAGCTATTCAAGGGCTTGAAGAAGTGCTTATAAAAGCACGTCCGGATATGGTGTTGGTTCATGGTGATACCACAACAACATTTGCAGGTGCATTGGCAGCGTTCTATCAAAAAATCCCTGTCGGACATGTCGAAGCAGGTCTTCGAACATTTGATAAATATCAACCATTTCCAGAGGAGATGAATCGATTATTGACAGGTCGACTTGCTGAAGTGCATTTTGCACCAACACAAACGGCAAGACAACATTTACTGGATGAAGGGATTGCAGATACATCCATTTTGGTTACAGGCAATACTGTTATCGATGCATTAAAGTCAACCGTTTCAGATGCTTATAGCTTCTCTTTAGAAACCCTAAATAGTATTGACTATGAAAAGTATAAAGTCATTACAATGACAGCGCATCGACGAGAAAATTTAGGCAAGCCATTAGAAGACATCTGTGAAGCCATCTTAGCGACCGTCCAAGCCAATGAAGACGTGGTGGTGGTCTATTCGGTACATTTAAATCCAAAGGTGCAAGAGGTTGCGCAACGTATCTTGGGTAATCATGAGCGTATACACCTTGTAGCGCCGCTTGAACTCAAAGATATGCATAATTTGCTTAACCGTTCTTATCTTGTTCTGACAGATTCAGGTGGACTTCAAGAAGAGGTTCCTTCAATGGGAAAACCTGTCCTTGTCCTTCGAAATGTAACTGAACGACCAGAGGGGGTTGAAGCGGGAACGCTTAAGCTTGTAGGGACAAATAAAGAGAAAATCATTCAAACGACTCAGCAGCTGTTGTCAGACAAGTCGGAATATGATAAAATGGCAACTGCGGTCAATCCTTATGGAGATGGGAACGCATCAGCGCGAATTGCTGAATATATCTTCAATAAGGCATAG